Proteins from a single region of Murdochiella vaginalis:
- a CDS encoding YihY/virulence factor BrkB family protein, with amino-acid sequence MDKKTVLEEHTPVLDVKKTNLPSSSETSSLATPEAKPIDTLDTKPADTPEARPFHSQREANRLKRRKRKPAKAHRVLVGLIRNLRNQDLLYRASSLSYDLLMASIPLLLLFIVVGSLFFAHPTASLYALFHLLPQVVADILSDVLRVLLQNVNAGTVGFGLVTAVWLGSNGFNKLILDVNTSLGFRIRGKSVVRRTFAIVYTVLFLTAIVLLLVLVVFSRSLIMVAERAIRDFGIRELEVLVSVLNSFLGRNLPLFFFLFTLVLFYRTAPFVSHGHVSWREAAFGGIVAGVGIFLLTVIYGYVLDHVSRLSLYFGSLAGFLGLFFWLKYTCLILIIGAELIAEVRKVPANEDTSSR; translated from the coding sequence ATGGATAAAAAGACAGTCTTGGAAGAACATACACCTGTCTTGGACGTGAAAAAAACGAATTTGCCGTCTTCTAGCGAGACGTCCTCTTTGGCGACCCCGGAGGCAAAGCCGATAGACACATTGGATACGAAGCCTGCAGACACGCCGGAGGCAAGACCGTTCCATTCGCAAAGAGAAGCAAACCGTTTAAAAAGGCGCAAACGAAAACCCGCAAAGGCCCACCGCGTACTCGTCGGCCTCATTCGAAACTTGCGCAATCAGGATCTTCTCTATCGTGCTTCCTCTCTTTCCTACGATTTACTGATGGCCAGTATTCCTTTACTATTGCTGTTTATCGTCGTAGGCTCGCTCTTCTTCGCCCATCCGACAGCCTCGCTGTATGCGCTTTTTCATCTGCTTCCACAAGTGGTGGCCGACATCCTTTCGGATGTGCTGCGTGTTCTCTTGCAAAACGTCAATGCCGGCACCGTCGGATTCGGCTTGGTGACTGCTGTTTGGCTTGGATCGAACGGTTTTAACAAGCTCATCCTTGACGTGAACACCTCTCTCGGTTTCCGCATACGGGGCAAAAGTGTGGTTCGCCGCACCTTTGCTATTGTGTATACGGTGCTGTTTTTAACCGCCATTGTACTCCTGTTGGTTCTGGTTGTTTTTTCCCGCAGCCTCATCATGGTAGCGGAGCGTGCTATCCGCGACTTTGGAATCCGGGAGCTGGAAGTTCTTGTCAGTGTCCTAAACTCTTTCCTTGGCCGTAATTTACCGCTTTTCTTTTTCCTTTTTACGCTGGTTTTGTTCTACCGTACGGCGCCGTTCGTCAGTCATGGACATGTCAGCTGGCGTGAAGCCGCTTTCGGCGGGATTGTCGCTGGTGTCGGCATCTTTTTGCTTACCGTCATTTATGGATATGTACTGGATCACGTTTCACGGCTTTCCCTCTACTTCGGATCTCTTGCGGGCTTTCTCGGCTTATTCTTTTGGCTAAAGTATACCTGCCTTATCCTTATTATTGGCGCTGAGCTCATTGCCGAAGTCCGTAAGGTTCCGGCAAACGAGGATACCTCCTCCCGTTGA
- a CDS encoding isochorismatase family protein has translation MDLYKVTPEDTFILFIDLQERMLPSMANAEQVEKNAAVLLETAKAFELPIIVTEQYPKGLGATVATLQSACQLENAKVEAKTMFNAITPAIDEALQQQPFAERKCVIVTGIETHICVFQSVRTLLAKGYQVFIPADAVSSRDGRNKDTALALFAQMGAIVTSTESLLFDLLGDAKNPHFKALQALIK, from the coding sequence ATGGATCTTTACAAGGTAACCCCCGAGGATACCTTTATCCTCTTCATTGATCTGCAGGAACGGATGCTTCCGAGCATGGCGAACGCCGAACAAGTGGAGAAAAATGCCGCTGTTTTGCTGGAAACCGCCAAAGCCTTCGAGCTTCCCATCATCGTAACAGAACAATATCCCAAAGGACTTGGCGCAACCGTCGCAACGTTGCAGTCCGCATGCCAGCTAGAAAATGCGAAGGTGGAGGCAAAAACAATGTTTAATGCCATCACGCCCGCGATCGACGAAGCGCTCCAACAACAACCCTTTGCGGAAAGAAAATGCGTCATCGTCACCGGAATCGAAACCCATATCTGCGTCTTCCAGAGTGTACGCACCTTGCTGGCAAAAGGCTATCAGGTATTCATTCCGGCCGATGCAGTGAGCTCCCGCGATGGGCGCAATAAGGATACCGCTCTGGCCCTTTTTGCGCAGATGGGCGCGATTGTCACCTCGACGGAATCGCTTCTCTTCGATTTGCTCGGTGATGCCAAAAATCCGCACTTTAAGGCCCTGCAAGCATTGATTAAGTAA
- a CDS encoding ATP-dependent RecD-like DNA helicase: MQVKGTVTTVRFHNEESGWTVFALSTEDGPLTCVGTFFSLAEGEDLEVEGELVFHPKYGEQLQIKTAHKVEPTTTEQLIRYLSSGSIPHIGKKRATQLVDEYGVNVLTILREEPEVLLTLRGIGPVKAAAIQEALIAQEASSRTMMALQNLGIGPKTAQEILRVFGTDAMEEIKKNPYALVEQVDGIGFLTADAIAKKLGVEEDSLLRTKAAISYFCEHAALSDGACYVTQEELDRGLQRLLGGIPASYAEAIFALTVEERVVWDATEKRLYLRRFDVAERAVAMRLVLLRENAGEALTVNLPAIEEKIGLVADDLQKAAIAQAARERVVVITGGPGTGKTTIVRAILELFDQNGLVSALAAPTGRAAKRLEQSTDREALTVHRLLGYRGGEESSGPTRNAENPLEVDAVIVDELSMVDLPLMAHLTDALKDSARLVLVGDADQLPSVGAGNVLHDLIASGVIATVRLEHIYRQSEQSGIVRNAHRVRHGEMPVANEMGGDFFFLPTKNARDAADLIEDLVTRRLPDYYGFSPFQDIQVLSAMKRGECGVVSLNTRLQRALNPPREAKREWDVGERHFREGDAVMQIKNDYDLSWTTAAEEKGEGVYNGDFGVLSTIDEQGSFFEVDFDGRLTHYEPKQFHELDLSYAITIHKSQGSEFPCVVIAVVPGAPMLLTRNILYTAMTRARNLCLCVGDPQTLRRMVENNHIRRRNSSLDERLIQAVALRKELF, from the coding sequence ATGCAGGTTAAGGGGACGGTTACCACCGTACGCTTTCATAATGAAGAAAGCGGGTGGACCGTCTTTGCGCTATCCACAGAGGATGGCCCCTTAACCTGTGTGGGCACTTTTTTTTCGTTGGCGGAAGGCGAAGATTTGGAGGTGGAGGGCGAGTTGGTTTTCCATCCCAAATATGGCGAGCAGTTGCAGATCAAAACCGCGCACAAAGTGGAGCCGACGACGACGGAACAGCTGATTCGCTATCTTTCTTCCGGGTCGATTCCGCATATCGGAAAAAAGCGCGCCACCCAGCTTGTGGACGAATATGGCGTCAACGTATTGACGATTCTGCGCGAGGAACCGGAAGTTCTCCTCACACTTCGCGGTATCGGCCCCGTTAAGGCGGCCGCGATTCAGGAAGCACTGATTGCACAGGAGGCGTCTTCGCGCACGATGATGGCGCTGCAAAATCTCGGCATCGGGCCGAAAACGGCACAGGAGATCTTGCGTGTTTTTGGTACGGATGCAATGGAAGAAATAAAAAAGAATCCGTATGCGCTGGTGGAACAGGTGGACGGCATTGGGTTTTTGACAGCGGATGCGATCGCAAAAAAGTTGGGAGTGGAAGAAGATTCGTTGCTGCGTACGAAGGCGGCGATTTCCTATTTTTGTGAACACGCAGCGCTTTCCGATGGCGCCTGTTATGTGACGCAGGAAGAATTGGACCGTGGCTTGCAGCGTTTGCTGGGAGGCATTCCGGCCTCCTATGCGGAAGCGATTTTTGCGTTAACGGTGGAGGAACGTGTTGTTTGGGATGCGACCGAAAAGCGTCTGTATCTGCGTCGCTTTGATGTGGCGGAGCGTGCGGTCGCGATGCGCCTCGTGTTGCTACGAGAAAATGCCGGAGAAGCATTGACCGTGAATCTTCCTGCAATTGAGGAAAAAATCGGCCTGGTGGCAGATGATCTGCAAAAGGCTGCCATTGCTCAGGCAGCGCGGGAACGCGTGGTCGTGATTACCGGCGGTCCCGGAACCGGAAAGACGACGATTGTGCGAGCGATTCTGGAGCTGTTTGATCAAAATGGATTGGTGAGCGCTCTTGCGGCACCGACGGGACGCGCAGCGAAAAGATTGGAACAGTCGACGGACAGAGAAGCCTTGACCGTGCATCGTTTGCTGGGCTATCGTGGAGGAGAAGAGTCTTCCGGCCCGACGCGCAATGCGGAAAATCCGCTTGAAGTGGATGCGGTGATTGTAGATGAGCTTAGCATGGTGGACTTGCCGCTGATGGCCCATTTAACGGATGCCCTGAAAGATTCCGCACGTCTGGTACTGGTGGGCGATGCGGATCAGCTGCCTTCGGTCGGCGCCGGCAATGTGCTGCACGATCTCATCGCCTCCGGCGTGATTGCCACCGTGCGATTGGAGCACATTTATCGTCAGTCGGAACAATCCGGCATTGTGCGCAATGCGCACCGTGTTCGCCATGGAGAGATGCCGGTTGCGAATGAGATGGGTGGTGATTTTTTCTTTCTGCCGACGAAAAATGCGCGGGATGCGGCCGATCTCATTGAGGACCTGGTCACGCGCCGCCTTCCGGACTACTATGGTTTTTCGCCGTTTCAGGACATTCAGGTGCTTTCAGCAATGAAACGCGGCGAATGCGGTGTGGTCAGCTTAAACACGCGCCTTCAGCGGGCACTCAATCCGCCGCGGGAAGCGAAACGTGAGTGGGACGTGGGAGAGCGCCATTTCCGCGAAGGGGATGCCGTGATGCAGATTAAGAACGATTATGATCTGTCCTGGACCACGGCAGCGGAAGAAAAGGGCGAAGGAGTCTATAACGGTGACTTTGGCGTATTGTCCACGATTGATGAACAGGGATCCTTTTTCGAGGTGGATTTTGATGGCCGCTTGACGCACTATGAGCCGAAACAGTTTCACGAGCTGGATTTGTCGTATGCGATTACGATTCATAAGTCGCAAGGGTCCGAATTTCCCTGTGTGGTGATTGCGGTCGTGCCCGGCGCACCCATGTTGCTCACGCGTAACATTCTTTATACGGCCATGACGCGCGCTCGCAACTTGTGTCTTTGCGTGGGGGATCCGCAGACCTTAAGGCGCATGGTGGAAAACAACCACATCAGGCGGCGCAATTCCTCGCTGGATGAGCGGTTGATACAGGCGGTAGCACTGCGCAAAGAGCTGTTTTAA
- a CDS encoding M23 family metallopeptidase produces MKQTWFQRCCRVVAAFLILGLLFAFPMNETLAKGDNAGKKEDPVPQAVREARQGEDLFLYDHYGRVMKNNAWVAYKGKYYFPSADGKVYRHVILHFNDTLAYYVNEKGERQNGLVEMNGSLRYFYESGEKKDRMATDQGWVWSNNGWLFINEKQAVYHDQFLSFGPNIRYYLGADGTIQEGLVPANGTVYRMTGEKGALLQEAGAYTYEGKWYFADAQGEPYRGQIISFGEAEYLMGEDGSRQDGRVTVNGEEYIANVQEGTVKKIKKYDFLWPVSGRTRLSSRFGWRWGRLHKGVDIPGPWGTPIRAAHDATVLETGYQSALGNYIKMRGDDGYYTNYFHLSEILVSDGQYVREGERIGLMGSTGNSTGSHLHFEVRTGGSMEEPHDPLNYSYNY; encoded by the coding sequence ATGAAGCAAACATGGTTTCAACGGTGTTGCCGAGTGGTAGCTGCATTTCTCATTCTCGGATTGCTTTTTGCTTTTCCGATGAACGAAACGCTTGCGAAAGGCGACAATGCCGGAAAAAAAGAGGATCCCGTTCCTCAAGCGGTTCGAGAAGCCCGGCAGGGGGAAGATCTGTTTCTTTATGATCATTATGGTCGGGTCATGAAGAACAATGCTTGGGTAGCATACAAGGGCAAATACTATTTTCCAAGCGCGGATGGCAAGGTATACCGTCATGTAATCTTACATTTCAACGATACGCTGGCCTATTATGTCAATGAAAAGGGAGAAAGACAAAACGGCCTAGTCGAGATGAACGGCTCATTACGCTATTTCTATGAATCCGGGGAAAAGAAAGACCGGATGGCGACAGATCAAGGTTGGGTTTGGAGCAACAACGGCTGGCTTTTCATAAATGAAAAGCAGGCGGTTTATCATGATCAGTTCCTTTCGTTTGGTCCCAATATTCGTTATTACCTGGGCGCGGACGGAACGATTCAGGAGGGACTGGTTCCCGCCAACGGCACCGTGTATCGCATGACCGGAGAAAAAGGGGCGTTGCTGCAAGAAGCGGGCGCCTATACCTATGAAGGAAAATGGTATTTCGCCGATGCCCAAGGCGAACCGTATCGCGGGCAGATCATTTCGTTTGGCGAAGCGGAGTACCTCATGGGCGAAGACGGCAGTCGTCAGGATGGGCGGGTTACCGTCAATGGCGAAGAATATATTGCGAATGTGCAAGAAGGTACCGTAAAAAAAATCAAGAAATATGATTTTCTTTGGCCGGTCAGCGGAAGAACGAGACTCTCTTCCCGCTTCGGCTGGCGTTGGGGCCGCTTACACAAGGGCGTAGATATTCCGGGCCCTTGGGGAACGCCGATTCGAGCGGCGCATGATGCCACCGTTCTGGAAACGGGATATCAATCCGCTCTCGGTAATTACATCAAAATGCGCGGTGATGACGGCTACTATACGAACTATTTTCATCTGAGTGAAATATTGGTTTCTGATGGACAGTATGTTCGAGAGGGTGAGCGCATTGGTTTAATGGGCTCGACGGGAAATTCGACAGGATCCCACTTGCATTTTGAAGTGCGTACAGGCGGCAGCATGGAAGAGCCTCACGATCCTTTGAATTATTCCTATAACTATTAA
- a CDS encoding N-acetylmuramoyl-L-alanine amidase family protein, with product MKNRKTYRIWLSLGVVLALLFLAKPAFAVEGEGSSSTEVQTGLQEIDGKLYLYDSDGTLRCDNAWVKYLGNYYFPNAEGVLYRDCVITFGPKVAYYMDHDGTIGTGFREVGNTLMYFDADGVLNISNDWVQTERGWIFPNAQGCVYRDQLITFGPKVAYYMDHDGTIGTGFREVGNALMYFDADGVRNISNDWVQTERGWIFPNAQGRVYRDQLITFGPKVAYYMDHDGTIGTGFREVGNTLMYFNADGARNISNDWVQTERGWIFPNAQGRVYRNQFITFGPSVAYYMGSDGVPVKGMVNVGGTVYRMTGKGGARLVQEGEYTAEGKTFYANSYGEPVRNSWVTINGVKYYHGQDGARLYQDFTLDQKTYTVNPTTGAIQDEQSEKQSAVGAGAPKLYSLRDLWFQGVIRWNGYKFTYYSQRVLPGGGLRIPGRHVNEDGYVADGDGFIVLANDAPKGTVIPTPFGYFGKVYDRGVSGNHFDVYTK from the coding sequence ATGAAGAACAGAAAAACGTACCGAATTTGGCTTTCCTTAGGTGTTGTGCTTGCATTGTTGTTTTTAGCGAAACCGGCTTTTGCGGTAGAGGGCGAGGGCTCGTCTTCTACAGAGGTACAGACCGGATTACAGGAAATTGATGGAAAACTCTATCTCTATGACAGCGATGGAACGCTGCGCTGCGATAATGCGTGGGTGAAATATCTCGGCAATTACTATTTTCCCAATGCGGAAGGAGTTTTATACCGTGATTGCGTCATTACCTTTGGCCCTAAGGTGGCATACTATATGGATCATGACGGCACCATCGGCACCGGCTTCCGTGAAGTAGGCAACACATTGATGTACTTTGATGCAGACGGCGTTCTCAACATTAGCAATGACTGGGTGCAGACGGAACGTGGCTGGATTTTCCCGAATGCACAAGGATGTGTCTATCGTGATCAACTCATCACTTTTGGCCCTAAGGTGGCATACTATATGGATCATGACGGCACCATCGGCACCGGCTTCCGTGAAGTAGGCAACGCATTGATGTACTTTGATGCAGATGGCGTTCGCAACATTAGCAATGACTGGGTGCAGACGGAACGTGGCTGGATTTTCCCAAATGCGCAAGGCCGTGTCTATCGTGATCAACTCATAACCTTCGGCCCTAAGGTGGCTTACTATATGGACCATGACGGCACTATCGGTACCGGCTTTCGTGAAGTAGGTAACACATTGATGTACTTTAATGCAGACGGTGCTCGAAACATCAGCAATGACTGGGTGCAGACGGAACGTGGCTGGATTTTCCCAAATGCGCAAGGCCGTGTCTATCGTAATCAGTTCATTACCTTCGGCCCTTCTGTGGCATACTACATGGGAAGCGACGGCGTTCCCGTTAAAGGCATGGTCAATGTGGGCGGCACCGTGTATCGCATGACGGGAAAAGGCGGCGCACGTCTGGTGCAAGAGGGAGAATACACCGCAGAGGGAAAGACCTTCTATGCAAACAGCTATGGCGAACCGGTACGCAATTCCTGGGTTACGATCAATGGTGTGAAGTATTATCATGGTCAGGATGGCGCACGCTTGTATCAAGATTTCACTCTGGATCAGAAAACTTATACGGTAAATCCCACCACAGGTGCGATTCAAGACGAACAATCAGAAAAGCAGTCTGCTGTCGGCGCAGGTGCCCCGAAGCTGTATAGTTTGCGCGATCTTTGGTTCCAAGGGGTGATCCGGTGGAACGGCTATAAATTCACGTATTATTCTCAGAGAGTTTTACCCGGTGGCGGACTCCGTATTCCCGGACGTCATGTCAATGAGGACGGCTATGTTGCGGACGGAGATGGCTTCATTGTTTTAGCCAATGACGCTCCCAAGGGAACTGTCATCCCGACACCCTTCGGCTATTTTGGAAAAGTATACGATCGAGGCGTATCAGGAAACCATTTTGATGTCTATACGAAATAG
- a CDS encoding NAD(P)-dependent oxidoreductase, with amino-acid sequence MKTVLVEPLHISAERLQALSAPLQENGNSFTAYATKPKTEEEWLSRIGDAEQVILANTPMPEGVIDRAPCLKYINIAFTGMDHVPVPKAEAKGIRVLNAAGYSDEGVAELVIGMTISLLRKMKAADVAIRQGGKAADFCGTEIAGRTVGIIGTGRIGTRVAQLFHAFGANLIGFNRSEKDELKALGLTYLPLEEVLRRADILTVHLPNTPETRNFLTARHFAMMKPTAVLINCARGPIVHSGDLADALQRGLLAGAGVDVFNEEPPLSADEPLLSAPNVLLTPHIAYFTQDAMEKRAEIVFRHAYDFLTEEV; translated from the coding sequence ATGAAAACCGTATTAGTAGAACCATTGCACATCTCTGCGGAACGCTTGCAGGCGTTGTCGGCGCCTCTTCAGGAGAACGGGAACTCCTTTACGGCCTATGCGACGAAACCGAAGACGGAAGAAGAATGGCTGTCCCGTATTGGTGACGCGGAGCAGGTCATTCTGGCGAATACGCCCATGCCGGAGGGAGTTATTGATCGTGCTCCGTGCCTGAAATATATCAACATCGCCTTTACGGGCATGGATCATGTACCGGTGCCAAAGGCGGAGGCGAAGGGCATCCGTGTCCTGAATGCGGCAGGGTACTCGGATGAAGGTGTGGCCGAACTGGTCATCGGCATGACGATTTCTCTTTTGCGTAAAATGAAAGCTGCCGATGTGGCTATCCGCCAAGGCGGAAAGGCTGCCGATTTTTGCGGCACGGAAATTGCCGGTCGAACGGTTGGCATCATTGGCACAGGGCGCATCGGCACACGTGTGGCACAGCTATTTCACGCGTTTGGTGCGAATTTGATCGGTTTTAATCGCTCGGAGAAGGACGAGTTGAAAGCACTTGGCCTTACCTATCTTCCGTTGGAAGAGGTGCTTCGACGGGCGGATATTCTTACGGTACATCTTCCAAATACTCCCGAAACCCGTAACTTTCTGACTGCGCGCCATTTTGCCATGATGAAACCGACAGCGGTGCTCATAAACTGTGCGCGTGGTCCGATCGTCCATTCCGGGGATTTGGCGGATGCCTTGCAGCGTGGCCTTCTTGCCGGCGCCGGCGTCGATGTTTTCAATGAGGAACCGCCGCTTTCTGCGGATGAGCCACTTCTTTCCGCCCCCAATGTGCTTCTTACTCCACACATTGCCTACTTCACGCAAGACGCGATGGAAAAGCGTGCAGAAATTGTTTTTCGTCATGCGTATGACTTTTTGACGGAAGAGGTGTAG
- a CDS encoding PaaI family thioesterase, which produces MRYNIEGNKNRKKRVKIRMTKSNSEFGQYIGMHLRKQENGEAEVELTVEKHHLNSQNIVHGGVLLSMMDLAMGAAASSFGGSVVTMDVQYRFFRPARLGDSIVARGHVLKNGKTIAVTKGTVYSDDTVLGEASGQFFKRD; this is translated from the coding sequence ATGCGCTACAATATCGAAGGAAATAAAAACAGAAAGAAGAGGGTGAAGATACGGATGACGAAAAGCAATTCGGAATTCGGGCAATACATCGGCATGCATCTGCGCAAACAGGAGAACGGCGAAGCCGAAGTAGAACTGACGGTGGAAAAACACCATTTGAATTCACAAAATATTGTACATGGAGGAGTCCTTTTATCCATGATGGATTTAGCGATGGGCGCGGCAGCATCCTCTTTCGGCGGGTCGGTCGTAACCATGGATGTGCAATATCGGTTTTTTCGTCCGGCTCGTTTAGGCGACAGTATCGTTGCGCGGGGGCACGTGTTGAAAAATGGAAAAACGATCGCGGTGACCAAGGGGACGGTTTACAGCGACGATACGGTCCTTGGGGAAGCGTCTGGACAGTTTTTTAAACGCGATTGA
- a CDS encoding ComF family protein translates to MSFLFVEADRCPFCHRPANGRFGLCRACLEELESPGACRLLESDFPDEKSAISVDADVPFYAYSALFYNRFLRHFFGAYKFHQQTSYERVFQSIVAAYAKQHPMLSRASWVSYIPQSHRREVLRGSHPARALAEAVASALKLPLLPLLQKGYTRASQKRISAWERLTNVKGAFSVSPSVWSVPPRGVGIVCDDFVTTGNTLREALEILDQSHLYAVGLALACVDFPSSEETEGGWLQREEKR, encoded by the coding sequence GTGTCCTTTTTGTTTGTGGAGGCGGATCGTTGTCCGTTTTGCCATCGCCCGGCGAATGGGCGTTTTGGCCTCTGTCGCGCTTGTCTAGAGGAGTTGGAATCGCCGGGTGCCTGCCGCTTGTTGGAGTCGGATTTTCCCGATGAAAAAAGCGCCATTTCAGTTGATGCGGACGTTCCGTTTTACGCGTACAGCGCACTGTTTTACAATCGCTTTTTGCGTCATTTTTTTGGAGCCTATAAATTTCATCAGCAGACATCCTATGAGAGGGTGTTTCAAAGCATTGTGGCGGCCTATGCAAAGCAGCACCCTATGCTATCACGGGCTTCCTGGGTATCCTATATTCCACAAAGCCATCGGCGAGAAGTGTTGCGCGGATCTCATCCGGCAAGAGCGCTCGCTGAGGCGGTCGCATCCGCATTGAAGCTTCCGCTTCTTCCGCTGCTGCAGAAAGGATATACGCGCGCATCACAAAAAAGAATTTCTGCCTGGGAGCGTTTGACGAATGTGAAGGGGGCGTTTTCCGTTTCTCCTTCCGTGTGGAGCGTTCCTCCACGCGGTGTGGGTATCGTCTGTGACGACTTTGTAACGACGGGGAATACGTTGCGAGAGGCCTTGGAAATTCTGGATCAATCGCATTTGTATGCGGTGGGTTTAGCGCTTGCCTGTGTAGATTTTCCTTCCTCGGAGGAAACGGAAGGCGGGTGGTTGCAAAGGGAGGAGAAAAGATGA
- a CDS encoding phosphoenolpyruvate carboxykinase (ATP): MSTKTRFSREEMGPSLSAMSALRTIVETPFYGNNVVEVKTLAEAYEMAKHSTGTVITDLPIEQPEKLGLPSDAKVLLFNDGGVTGRTAAARRIVGDEGVDSADLNRKVMTAVYDTRWNTMYHAQVFVGLDEDFMVRAHLLIPEGEENILYDWMLNFQPCTPEYEEMYAKSKAIHGEGDIYVFSDPQWAHEEHPLGLTYFDSAHNCAALLGMKYFGEHKKGTLTLAWSIANRHDYACCHGGCKTFNPNSDSPYTLAVFGLSGSGKSTLTHAKHDGKYDIRVLHDDAFIISTKDFSSVALEPSYFDKTADYPASSPDNKYLLTVQNCGVTLDEDGKKIIVSEDIRNGNGRAVKSRLWSPNRVDVLHQPMTAVAWIMKDPVLPPLVRVHDPHVAALMGVTLSTKRSNAERLAKGVDPNKLVIEPYANPFRTYPLNDDFRKFLALFEQGVDCYILNTGSFLDKKVPKEVTIAAIESLVDGSTVWKPLKAMKGLEYADIEGFDVPDDADYRAKVHHSLENRTTFLQEQKGLNRLPDDAISMLLDLEK, translated from the coding sequence ATGTCAACAAAAACCAGATTTTCGCGTGAAGAGATGGGGCCGTCTTTATCCGCCATGAGCGCTCTGCGCACCATCGTGGAAACGCCGTTTTACGGCAACAACGTGGTGGAGGTGAAAACGCTTGCGGAAGCCTACGAGATGGCGAAGCATTCCACGGGTACCGTGATTACGGATCTACCAATCGAGCAGCCAGAGAAATTGGGTCTGCCCTCGGACGCAAAAGTATTGCTGTTTAATGATGGCGGCGTTACCGGCCGTACCGCAGCAGCGCGTCGCATCGTCGGCGATGAGGGAGTGGACAGCGCTGATCTCAATCGCAAGGTGATGACAGCCGTCTATGATACGCGCTGGAACACCATGTACCATGCACAGGTCTTTGTCGGTCTGGATGAAGATTTTATGGTGCGTGCGCATCTTCTCATTCCGGAAGGGGAAGAAAATATCCTTTATGATTGGATGTTGAACTTCCAGCCCTGTACGCCGGAATATGAAGAAATGTATGCAAAATCCAAAGCCATCCACGGCGAAGGCGACATCTATGTCTTCTCGGATCCGCAATGGGCACATGAAGAGCATCCCCTGGGTCTTACGTATTTTGATTCGGCGCACAACTGTGCCGCCTTGTTGGGCATGAAGTATTTCGGCGAGCACAAAAAGGGCACGTTGACGTTAGCCTGGTCCATTGCCAATCGCCATGATTATGCCTGCTGCCACGGCGGATGCAAGACTTTTAACCCGAACAGCGATTCGCCCTACACGCTTGCTGTATTCGGCCTTTCCGGATCGGGAAAATCGACGTTGACCCATGCAAAGCACGACGGAAAGTATGACATTCGCGTGCTGCATGATGATGCCTTCATCATCTCGACGAAGGACTTCAGCTCGGTAGCGCTTGAGCCTTCCTATTTCGATAAAACAGCGGATTATCCCGCTTCCTCGCCGGACAACAAGTATCTGTTAACCGTTCAAAACTGCGGCGTCACGCTGGATGAGGACGGCAAAAAGATCATTGTTTCGGAAGACATTCGTAACGGCAACGGCCGTGCAGTCAAGTCGCGCCTCTGGTCGCCGAACCGCGTGGATGTACTGCATCAGCCGATGACCGCGGTTGCCTGGATCATGAAGGATCCGGTTCTGCCGCCGCTGGTTCGTGTACATGATCCGCATGTTGCCGCGCTTATGGGCGTTACGCTTTCAACGAAGCGCAGCAATGCCGAACGTTTGGCAAAAGGCGTGGATCCGAATAAGCTGGTCATCGAGCCCTATGCCAACCCGTTCCGCACCTATCCGCTCAACGATGATTTCCGCAAGTTCTTGGCGCTCTTTGAGCAAGGCGTGGATTGCTATATTCTTAACACCGGCTCCTTCCTGGATAAGAAGGTGCCGAAGGAAGTCACGATTGCTGCAATCGAAAGCCTCGTAGACGGTTCCACCGTCTGGAAGCCCTTGAAGGCGATGAAGGGTCTGGAATATGCGGATATCGAAGGCTTTGACGTTCCGGATGATGCGGACTACCGTGCAAAGGTCCACCACAGCCTTGAAAATCGCACGACATTCCTACAAGAGCAAAAAGGCTTGAATCGCCTTCCCGATGATGCCATTTCCATGCTGTTAGACTTAGAAAAATAA